The Candidatus Nitrosymbiomonas proteolyticus genome has a segment encoding these proteins:
- a CDS encoding DNA mismatch repair protein MutS, which translates to MRRPVRPGGRPNPSFEKCGFPADDQVRHTPFTVEPKTPMMRQYFAAKAEHPGVLLAMRVGDFYEFYGEDAETAARALEITLTARDDGDNRVPMAGVPYHSVEKYLARLVGQGFKVALCDQLEDPKQAKGLVKRGVTRVLTAGTVVEDSLLDSSRNNFLAALCLHDGKLGLAVLDSSTGEFAVTQIEGEEMQQSLLNELARISPSELLVSEETQEFGDLASRGLGSAVSCIESPRADRAKKTLLRQLGASHLEGYGCEDKPSAVIAASMILTYAEKNGLQLGHVDAVATYSVESFMRLDAATRRSLELSQNMSDGSRRYTLLAVLDQTCTSMGARLLRRWIEQPLLDVEAIRRRHDAVGRLVENSAARFDLRESLKGVADIERLVSRCATGKATPKDLAALRNSLERLPDIAASVRPVAQGRLAELGAGLLDPHELLSELQSALNDDPPLSTREGGIIRSGFDPELDRLREIQRSGKKFIAELEAAERAKTGIGNLKVGFNSVFGYYLEVPKSQIAKVPAEYIRKQTTANAERYITADLKEQESHVLGAEEKAIALEAELFLDLMQSATRHSRRLLDTSQALAELDTLGSFAETAVRKAYVRPEIVPEDVLEAETVRHPVVEDAEPGFVPNDILLGSLEPEAGEPQTRTIILTGPNMSGKSTYLRQTALLVLMAQIGAFVPASRTRAGVCDRVFARIGARDEIALGQSTFMVEMIESANILNHATERSLVILDEVGRGTSTFDGMAVAWAMIERLAEIGSKTLFATHYHQLNALADQLPTVRNFRVSVAEVGDQVVWTHKVLPGGTDRSYGVHVAKMAGLPPKVVKRAQEILSELEEGASAPQVRDIGVAKLQLSLFEMETPEVIRELEGLDLNQLTPIQALSLLDEWKSRYAKRP; encoded by the coding sequence GTGCGCCGCCCCGTGCGGCCTGGAGGCAGGCCGAACCCCTCATTCGAGAAATGCGGATTCCCTGCGGACGACCAGGTGCGCCATACTCCCTTCACGGTGGAACCCAAGACCCCCATGATGCGCCAGTACTTCGCCGCCAAGGCGGAGCATCCGGGGGTGCTGCTCGCGATGCGTGTCGGGGACTTTTACGAGTTCTATGGCGAAGACGCCGAGACCGCTGCCCGAGCGCTCGAGATCACCCTCACGGCGAGGGACGACGGCGACAACCGGGTCCCGATGGCGGGCGTTCCGTACCATTCTGTCGAGAAGTACCTCGCACGGCTGGTGGGACAAGGCTTCAAGGTTGCGCTTTGTGATCAGCTTGAAGACCCCAAGCAAGCCAAGGGGCTGGTGAAGCGGGGGGTCACGCGGGTGCTGACCGCCGGAACCGTGGTCGAGGACTCCTTGCTCGATTCGTCTCGGAACAATTTCCTTGCGGCGCTGTGCTTGCACGACGGCAAGTTGGGGCTCGCCGTGCTCGATTCCAGTACCGGCGAGTTTGCCGTCACGCAGATCGAAGGCGAGGAGATGCAGCAAAGCCTGCTCAACGAGCTTGCACGAATCTCCCCGTCGGAACTTCTTGTATCGGAGGAAACGCAGGAGTTCGGCGATTTGGCTTCGCGAGGGCTCGGCAGCGCGGTGAGTTGCATCGAGTCGCCCCGAGCCGACCGGGCGAAAAAGACCCTTCTCCGGCAGTTGGGGGCGAGCCACCTCGAAGGGTATGGCTGTGAGGACAAGCCGAGCGCGGTGATTGCGGCCTCGATGATTTTGACCTACGCCGAAAAGAACGGTTTGCAGTTGGGCCATGTCGATGCGGTGGCCACTTATTCGGTGGAGAGCTTCATGCGTCTCGATGCGGCCACGCGGCGCAGCCTCGAACTCTCCCAGAACATGAGCGATGGGTCGCGGCGGTACACCCTCCTTGCCGTTCTCGATCAGACCTGCACTTCGATGGGCGCGCGACTCTTGCGGAGGTGGATCGAGCAGCCGCTCCTCGACGTGGAAGCGATCCGGCGACGTCACGATGCGGTCGGTCGGCTTGTGGAGAACTCAGCGGCCCGCTTCGACCTGCGGGAGTCCCTAAAGGGCGTTGCCGACATCGAACGGCTGGTGTCGCGATGCGCTACGGGAAAGGCAACTCCCAAGGACCTTGCCGCACTGCGAAACTCGCTCGAACGGCTTCCCGACATCGCCGCGAGCGTTCGACCCGTCGCGCAAGGCAGGCTGGCCGAGTTGGGGGCGGGGCTTCTCGATCCCCATGAGTTGCTGTCGGAGCTGCAGTCGGCTCTCAACGACGACCCGCCTCTCTCGACCCGGGAGGGAGGGATCATCCGATCGGGATTCGACCCCGAGCTCGACCGGTTGAGGGAGATTCAGCGCAGCGGCAAGAAGTTCATCGCCGAGTTGGAGGCCGCTGAGCGAGCGAAGACCGGGATCGGCAACCTCAAAGTAGGTTTCAACTCGGTGTTCGGTTACTACCTCGAAGTGCCGAAATCTCAAATCGCCAAGGTTCCCGCCGAGTACATCCGCAAGCAGACCACCGCGAACGCCGAGCGGTACATCACCGCTGACCTCAAGGAACAGGAGTCGCACGTTCTTGGGGCGGAGGAGAAGGCGATCGCCCTGGAAGCGGAACTCTTCTTGGACTTGATGCAATCGGCGACGCGGCATTCTCGGAGGCTTCTCGATACGTCGCAGGCGCTTGCCGAACTCGACACGCTGGGTTCTTTCGCGGAGACGGCCGTTCGGAAGGCGTACGTTCGGCCGGAAATCGTGCCCGAAGACGTGCTGGAAGCTGAGACGGTTCGCCACCCGGTCGTCGAAGACGCCGAGCCGGGCTTCGTCCCGAACGACATTCTTTTGGGGTCGCTCGAACCCGAAGCGGGAGAGCCGCAGACGCGGACGATCATCTTGACCGGCCCGAACATGAGCGGGAAATCGACCTATTTGCGGCAAACCGCCTTGCTTGTGCTCATGGCGCAGATCGGCGCGTTTGTTCCGGCTTCGCGCACGAGGGCCGGGGTTTGCGATCGGGTGTTCGCTCGAATCGGCGCGCGCGACGAGATCGCCCTCGGGCAAAGCACCTTCATGGTCGAGATGATCGAGAGCGCCAACATTCTGAACCACGCTACGGAGCGCAGTTTGGTCATCCTCGACGAGGTGGGCCGCGGGACGAGCACGTTCGACGGTATGGCGGTGGCTTGGGCGATGATCGAGCGGCTCGCTGAGATCGGATCGAAGACCCTATTCGCGACGCACTACCACCAACTCAACGCGCTCGCCGACCAGTTGCCGACGGTCAGGAACTTCCGAGTCAGCGTCGCCGAGGTGGGCGACCAAGTGGTGTGGACGCATAAGGTGCTTCCAGGTGGGACGGATCGTAGCTACGGGGTCCATGTGGCGAAGATGGCGGGTCTGCCGCCAAAGGTCGTCAAGCGCGCGCAAGAGATCCTCTCGGAGCTTGAAGAGGGCGCCTCGGCTCCGCAAGTCCGGGACATCGGCGTCGCCAAGTTGCAGCTCTCGCTCTTCGAAATGGAGACACCGGAGGTGATCCGTGAACTCGAGGGGCTCGACCTCAACCAACTCACGCCGATCCAAGCGTTGAGCCTGCTCGACGAATGGAAGAGCCGCTACGCCAAGAGGCCCTGA
- a CDS encoding beta-galactosidase translates to MIPIALMIACLIPSTMNASEIPRPEHPRPDRVRSEWLSLNGVWEFAETDDDQALFQPRVDFPDRIVVPFCRESSLSGLSRKGFVRNVGYRRKFRVPSNWKSDRVILHFGAVDWRTALWVNGVRVGSHVGGSAPFSFDITERLREGENEVVVHAFDDPRSGLQALGKQSSRPESHGIFYTRTTGIWQSVWIEGVGESYIEDFVVTPNLQKSRFELRAEIKRGSANQRLRAEVFEGDRRVAQADSAGDWRHPRLELPLADPKLWSPASPHLYRLRLTLWEGDRELDRIDSYAGMREVTIRGAAILINGEPTFQRLVLDQGFYPDGVWTAPTDEALRRDIELAQAAGFNGARLHQKVFEPRFLYWADKLGYLVWGEAPSYGANYALPEVNLPILDEWVEVLRRDRNHPSIIGWCPFNETMREAIPLQYSVVELTKQIDPTRPVIETSGWAHGHPYPEVLDAHDYEQDPGVFRARWRDRFSPDSALPSRYSRTPTVPFMISEYGGIGWDVGGGWGYGNVPKSLDEFYSRYQGLAEALLDHPRMFGFCYTQLTDVEQERNGLFTFDRRPKFDLERLRAINSRAAAYEKSPPLSLGAPIEDGWRVIVGAHPDGERSRAWKFTFETPPQGWEAPGFDDASWSSGHSGFGRKEGWEPSTRTPWTTSDLYVRQRFDWDGRSAVSVRLVVHYDNATTVYLNGAVLWRSSEGAWNDRYEGFDVTDSFLKAVRPGGNVLGVHCHQDEGGQFLDLALLVR, encoded by the coding sequence GTGATTCCCATTGCTCTGATGATCGCCTGCCTCATTCCTTCCACCATGAACGCTTCTGAAATTCCCCGGCCCGAGCACCCACGGCCCGACCGAGTCCGATCGGAGTGGCTCAGCCTCAACGGCGTTTGGGAGTTCGCTGAGACCGACGACGATCAGGCCCTATTCCAGCCGAGAGTCGACTTCCCCGACCGCATCGTCGTCCCGTTTTGCAGGGAAAGCTCGCTTTCGGGCCTGAGTCGAAAGGGGTTCGTGCGAAACGTGGGGTATCGCAGAAAGTTTCGAGTTCCGTCGAATTGGAAATCCGACAGGGTGATCCTCCATTTTGGGGCTGTGGATTGGAGGACGGCTCTCTGGGTCAACGGCGTCCGCGTTGGATCGCATGTGGGCGGCAGCGCGCCGTTCTCGTTCGACATTACGGAACGTCTGCGGGAAGGCGAAAACGAGGTCGTCGTCCATGCGTTTGACGACCCTCGCAGCGGGCTGCAGGCTCTGGGCAAACAGTCTTCCCGACCGGAAAGCCACGGCATTTTCTACACGCGAACTACGGGAATCTGGCAGTCGGTTTGGATCGAAGGCGTGGGCGAGTCGTACATCGAGGACTTCGTCGTCACTCCGAACCTCCAGAAGAGCCGGTTCGAGCTAAGAGCCGAAATCAAGCGCGGCTCTGCGAACCAACGGCTTCGGGCGGAGGTCTTCGAGGGAGATCGAAGGGTCGCTCAAGCGGATTCGGCGGGGGATTGGCGGCATCCCCGACTCGAGCTTCCCCTTGCGGATCCAAAGCTTTGGTCCCCAGCCAGCCCCCATCTCTATCGACTTCGGCTCACGCTTTGGGAAGGGGACCGCGAACTGGACCGAATCGACTCCTATGCGGGTATGAGGGAGGTCACGATTCGGGGGGCGGCGATTCTGATCAACGGCGAGCCGACGTTCCAACGGCTGGTGCTCGATCAGGGCTTCTATCCAGACGGGGTTTGGACCGCGCCCACCGACGAGGCTCTCCGGCGCGACATCGAGCTGGCGCAAGCGGCGGGATTCAACGGAGCGCGGCTGCACCAGAAGGTCTTCGAGCCAAGGTTCCTTTACTGGGCCGATAAGCTGGGCTATTTGGTTTGGGGAGAAGCGCCGAGCTACGGCGCGAACTACGCACTCCCTGAGGTGAACCTGCCGATCCTCGACGAGTGGGTCGAAGTGCTGCGCCGCGACCGGAATCACCCCAGCATCATCGGGTGGTGCCCGTTCAACGAAACGATGCGGGAGGCCATCCCGCTCCAGTACAGTGTCGTCGAACTCACCAAGCAGATCGACCCCACTCGCCCCGTGATCGAAACGAGCGGCTGGGCTCACGGGCACCCTTACCCCGAGGTTCTCGACGCGCACGACTACGAACAAGACCCCGGCGTGTTTAGGGCGCGATGGCGGGACCGATTCTCTCCCGACTCCGCGCTTCCGTCCCGATACTCGCGCACCCCAACCGTTCCGTTCATGATCAGCGAATACGGTGGGATCGGATGGGACGTCGGCGGAGGCTGGGGATATGGCAACGTGCCGAAGTCACTCGATGAGTTCTATTCGCGCTACCAAGGGCTGGCCGAGGCGCTGCTGGACCACCCCCGGATGTTCGGGTTCTGTTACACCCAACTCACCGACGTCGAGCAGGAGCGGAACGGGCTTTTTACGTTCGACCGGCGCCCCAAGTTCGATTTGGAGAGGCTTCGCGCGATCAACTCACGCGCGGCGGCTTATGAGAAATCGCCTCCGCTATCGCTCGGCGCGCCGATCGAGGACGGATGGCGCGTGATCGTCGGCGCGCACCCCGACGGTGAACGTTCTCGCGCGTGGAAGTTCACGTTCGAGACGCCTCCGCAAGGTTGGGAGGCGCCTGGGTTCGACGATGCAAGCTGGTCCTCGGGCCACTCGGGGTTTGGACGAAAGGAGGGCTGGGAGCCCTCGACTCGAACGCCTTGGACGACGAGCGATCTCTATGTCCGGCAGCGGTTCGATTGGGACGGAAGAAGCGCGGTGTCGGTTCGGCTCGTGGTTCATTACGATAACGCCACTACCGTGTACCTCAACGGCGCGGTTCTTTGGCGGTCGTCCGAAGGCGCATGGAACGACCGCTACGAGGGCTTCGACGTTACGGACTCGTTTCTTAAGGCGGTGCGACCGGGGGGTAACGTCCTTGGCGTGCATTGCCATCAAGATGAAGGCGGCCAGTTCCTGGACCTCGCGCTATTGGTGAGGTAG